Below is a genomic region from Dehalococcoidia bacterium.
ATCGCTGGCGCTGCAGGAGCGGCCCCGGCTGGCGCAGCGGCCGCGGCCGGCGGCGGGGCGCCTGCTGCTCCGCCACGTCCGCAGGGCGGCGGCGGAGGCGGCGGCCAGGGCATGCCCCTGAACGCCCCGGAGATGGTCGCACCGATGGTGTGCTTCCTGGCCACCGACTACGCCTGGAATATCAACGGCCAGATGTTTGGCGTCTCCGGCGGCCAGGTCTCGATCCTGAACCACCCGCTGGCCATGCGCACGATCTACAAGCCGGGTATGTGGACCCTCGACGAGCTCGACCAGATGGTGCCGCGCGTCCTCATGGCCGGCATCCCCAACCCGGCGCCGCCGGCGCCCGACCTCGAGATCCCCGGCCGGCCGGCTCAGGCCGCCGCGCAGGCCTAAGGCGAAGGAAGGTAGAGAGAAATGGGTGAAAGACTCAAGGGCAGGACGGCTGTAGTAACAGGCTCCGGGAGGGGCATAGGCCGCGGCATAGCCTTGCTGCTGGCGGAAGAAGGCGCCAACGTCGTCGTCAACGACCCCGGCGTCAACGTCGACGGCACCGGTCACGACAACGGGCCGGCCGAGCAGGTTGTGGCCGAGATCAAGGCAAAGGGCGGCATCGCCGTCCCCAACTTCGACACCGTCGCGACAGCCCAGGGCGGCGAGAACATCATCAAGACTGCGCTCGACAACTTCGGCCGCATCGACATCCTGATCAACGTCGCCGGCATCTTGCGCGACCGCATGATCTACAACATGACCGAAGAGGAATGGGACGCCGTCATTGACGTGCATCTCAAGGGGCACTTCAACACGACTAAGCCGGCCTCGATCCTCATGCGGCAGCAGCGCTTCGGCCGGATCATCAACTTCTCTTCCGGGTCCGGCCTCAACGGCTCCTCCGGCCAGGCGAACTACGGCGCCGCCAAGGCGGGCATCGCCGGCTTCACGCGCGTGGTCGCCCGCGACCTCGGCCGCTACGGCGTGACCTGCAATGCCATCGCCCCCGGCGCCTCCACGCGCATGACGGCCACCGTGCCCGACACTGCGCGCCAGGCTCGCGCCCGCGCGGGCATCGGCGGCGCCGCGCCCGTGGTGGCGCCCCAGGCCGAGATCCGGCGCCCCGAGGTGCCTGTCCTGCGCGACCCCGAATACGTGGCGCCCATGGTGGTCTGGCTCTGCACCGATGCAGCCTGGAACGTGAACGGCAAAGTGTTCAGCGTCTCCGGCGGCACCATCTCCCTGAACTCAGAGGAGACGCCGATCCGCCAGATCAACAAGCAGGGGATGTGGACGATCGATGAGCTCGCGGCGCTCGTTCCGACGCACCTGATCCGCGACATCCCGAACCCGGCGCCGCCAGCCCCGGACATCGACATTCCGGGGCGCCCGGCCAGGGCACCTGCCGCGGGCTAACCGCGCGCGTCAGCACCTACGGAGAGGGAGGGCAGACAAGCCCTCCCTCTCCTGCTTTCCCGGAGGGCCGCCCGCCAAGCTGGCGCCGGGCCCGGAGGTCCTCCGCTCGCCGAGGAGTGCCGGCACAGGTCTTTGCGCAGTCTGCGCTATCATCGAGAGTCCATGAGGGTGATGAGAATCGGGACGCGTGGCAGTCAACTGGCGCTGCGCCAGACTGCGATCGTGGCGGAGGCCCTGCGCGCTGCCGCTCCGGACATCCAGATCGAGGTCATCGTCATCAAGACGGAGGGCGACCGCCGTCTCGACGTGTCGCTGGAGGAGGTCGGGGGGCAGGGCGTGTTCGTCAAGGACATCGAGCAGGCGCTGCTCCAGGGGGAAATCAACGCGGCAGTCCACAGTCTGAAGGACATGCCCGCGATTACGCCCGAAGGCCTGACCATCGGCGCCGTACTCGAGCGCGGCGACGTCCGCGACGCGCTGGTGAGCCGTGGCGGCCTCACGCTCAGGCAGCTTCCTGCCGGCGCGCGCGTCGGCACGGACAGCCGCCGGCGTTCGGTGCAGGTGCTGGCCGTGCGCCCGGACCTGCGCCTCGAAAGCATCCGGGGCAATGTCGACACCCGCGTCCGCAAGGCGGAGTCCGGCGAGTACGACGCCGTCGTGCTCGCCGCCGCTGGACTCGAGCGTCTCGGCCTGCTCGAGAGGGCGGCCGAGGTCTTCGAGGTCGACATCGTGCTGCCCGCCGTGGGTCAGGCCGTGCTCGCGGTCGAATGCCGCGCCGCCGACGCCGGGACGATCGCGCTGCTCCAGAGGATCGAGCACGCCCCGACCAGGATGGCGATCACCGCCGAGCGCGCCTATCTCCGCGCCCTTGGCGCCGGCTGCCGCCTGCCCGTCGGGGCCCTGGGCGAGGCGCGTGGCGGCGTGCTGCGCCTGCAGGGCGTCCTCGGCACCGAGGACGGCCGCCTCCTGCGCGCCGAGGTGACGGGGCCGGAAGCAGAAGCTGAGGCCCTGGGCGCCGGCCTCGCCGCGCGCCTCATGGCCGAAGCGGGAGTGAGCGCGGCCCGATGAGCAGGGGCTTCGTCTCGCTCGTAGGCGCCGGGCCGGGCGACCCGGGTCTCCTGACGCTCGCCGGGCGCGACCGGCTCGCGAACGCAGACGTGGTGATATACGACCGGCTTGTCAACCCCGAGATACTCGAGCATGTCCGCCAGGGGGCGGAACTGGTCTTCGCCGGCAAGAGTCCCGCCGGCCACACCCTCACCCAGGAGCAGATCAACGACCTTCTGGTGCAGAAGGCGCGCGAAGGAAAGCGCGTCGTCCGCTTGAAGGGCGGCGACCCCTTTGTCTTCGGGCGCGGAGGCGAGGAAGGACTGGCGCTTGCCGCCGCTGGCGTAGCCTTCGAAGTGGTGCCCGGAGTGACTTCCGCCGTCGCCGTGCCGGCATACGCGGGCGTGCCGGTGACGCACCGCGGCCTGGCCTCCTCCTTCGCTGTCGTCACCGGCCATGAGGACGACTCCAAGCAGGAGGAGAGCGTCGATTGGGAGCGGCTGGCGACGGCGGTCGACACGCTGGTCGTGCTCATGGGTGGCTCAGCGCTGGCCTCGACCGCATCGCGCTTGATCGCCGCCGGGCGCGACCCCGAGACGCCCGCGATCAGCGTGCAGTGGGGGACGACGGCGGACCAGCGCTCCGTCGCGGCGCCCTTGCGCGAGATCGCCTCCCGCGTCCGCGCGGCAGGCCTCGGCACGCCGTTGCTCACCGTCATCGGGGAGGTCGGCCGCCTGCGCGAGAGCCTGTCCTGGTTCGAATCGCTGCCCCTGTTCGGCAAGACCGTGCTCGTGACCCGCACGCGCGAGCAGTCCAGCGCGCTATCACGTCTGCTCAGGGCCCAGGGGGCGCGGGCGGTCGAGCTCCCCACGATCGAGCTGGTACCGCTCGACGACAACGAAGCCTGGGCCGCGGCCCGGGCCCTCGGCCTGGGTGATTACACCTGGTGCCTCTTCACCAGCGCCAACGGAGTGGAGCAATTCTGGCGGGCGGTGGTCGGAGTCGGCTGGGACGCGCGCGTCTTCAAGTGTCTCGTGGCCGCCATCGGCCGCGCCACGGCGGAGGCCCTCCGCTCCCATTCCATCGTCCCGGACCTCGTGGCGACGGAGTCGACTTCCGAAGGACTGCTCGAGGCCCTGGTCGAGTGGGCGAAGCGCAGCGGCGTGCCAGCCATGCAGTCTCTGCAGGGCGCGCGCTTCCTCTATCCGCGAGCGGCGGACGCGCGAGACGTACTCGCGGAGGGCCTGCGTGCCCAGGGTGCGACCGTCGACGAGGTGCTCCTGTACGAGGCCCGGGTGCCAGGAGTGCCCCACAGGGCAGCACTCGACATAATACGAAGCGGTAGGGTCGATGCAGTCACCTTTGCCTCGTCTTCGTCCGTGCGCAACCTTGCGGCAATGCTGGGGCCGGACCTCCAGCAGCTCAGGACGGCGACGGTCGCCTGCATCGGGCCGGTGACGGCCGCGACGGCGCGCGAGTTGGGCTTCGAGGTCAGCGTGGAGCCGGCGGAGCAGAGCATCGCGGCGCTGGTCGAGGCGCTGTGCGAGCACTACCGCCGGGCGGGTCCCTGATGGCGGCCGGGGAAGAGGCCTTTCCGCCGCCACGTATCAGGCCTATCGCCATCGTCGTCTTCCGCCGCCCCGATGGCCGCATCCTGGTGGCGCCAGGCTACGACCACGTGAAGGGCCAGCGCTTCTACAGGCCCCTGGGAGGCGAGATCGACTTCGGGGAACGGGCGGAGGATGCCGCCCGGCGCGAGATTCGAGAGGAGATCGGCGCTGAAGTGGCCGACCTGCGACTGCTGGCGACGTTCGAAAACATCTTCGTGTATCGTGGCCACCCGGGCCACGAGCTGGTGTGGTGCTTCGAGGGCACGCTCCCGGACTCGCGACACTACGGGCAGGACGAGATCATGGCTCAGGAGGGCAAGGCGGCCTTCCCGGTCCGGTGGGTAGCGCTCGAAGCCTTCCGCTCCGGAGAGACGCCGTTATACCCGGACGGGCTGCTGGACCTGCTCGAGCGGGAGTGGGGGGCGCTATGATTGGCTGGCGAAGGGGATGATCTGCCTGTGCTTCTCTGAGGTTGTCCCATGACCACGACCACCCGGCTCTCAACTCAGTTCGCCCGCTTCCGCCGTCTGAGGCGGACGGAGGCGCTCCGCTCCCTGGTCGCCGAGACGCGGCCGGACGCCCGCGACTTCGTGTACCCCCTCTTCGTGACCCACGGCCGCGGCGTCCGCGACGAGATCTCGGCGATGCCGGAGCAATTCCAGGTGTCCCCCGACATGCTCGCCGCGGAAGCCCGGGAACTGCGCTCCCTCGGCATCGGCGCCGTCCTCCTCTTCGGCCTCCCGGCATCGAAGGACGCCGCCGGGTCCGAAGCGTACGCCCGTGACGGCATCGTGCAGGAGGCCGTGAGGACGCTGAAGGATGCGGACCCGGCCCTGTGCGTGATCACCGACGTCTGCCTCTGCGAGTACACCGACCACGGCCACTGCGGCATCCTCACGCCGGCGGGTGAGGTCGAGAACGACGCCACGCTGGAGCTACTTGCCCGCACCGCGGTCTCCCAGGCCGAGGCAGGCGCCGACATCGTCGCGCCGAGCGACATGATGGACGGCCACACGGCAGCGATCCGCGCCGCCCTGGAGGAGTCCGGCTTCGGCGGGACGCCGATCATGGCCTACGCGGCGAAATACGCCTCCTCTTTCTATGGTCCGTTCCGCGTCGCGGCGGACAGCGCGCCCCAGTTCGGCGACCGCCGCGGTTACCAGATGGACCCGCCGAACGCCCGCGAGGCGCTGCGAGAGATAGAGTCCGAGATCGCAGAAGGCGCGGACATCGTGATGGTGAAGCCGGCCCTCGCGTACCTCGATGTCCTCTCCAGGGCCCGCGCTCGCTTTGACCACCCGCTGGCCGCCTACAACGTCTCCGGCGAGTACTCGATGCTCAAGGCAGCGGCCAGGAACGGCTGGATCGACGGCGAGCGCGCGATGCTGGAGG
It encodes:
- a CDS encoding SDR family NAD(P)-dependent oxidoreductase, yielding MGERLKGRTAVVTGSGRGIGRGIALLLAEEGANVVVNDPGVNVDGTGHDNGPAEQVVAEIKAKGGIAVPNFDTVATAQGGENIIKTALDNFGRIDILINVAGILRDRMIYNMTEEEWDAVIDVHLKGHFNTTKPASILMRQQRFGRIINFSSGSGLNGSSGQANYGAAKAGIAGFTRVVARDLGRYGVTCNAIAPGASTRMTATVPDTARQARARAGIGGAAPVVAPQAEIRRPEVPVLRDPEYVAPMVVWLCTDAAWNVNGKVFSVSGGTISLNSEETPIRQINKQGMWTIDELAALVPTHLIRDIPNPAPPAPDIDIPGRPARAPAAG
- the hemC gene encoding hydroxymethylbilane synthase — encoded protein: MRVMRIGTRGSQLALRQTAIVAEALRAAAPDIQIEVIVIKTEGDRRLDVSLEEVGGQGVFVKDIEQALLQGEINAAVHSLKDMPAITPEGLTIGAVLERGDVRDALVSRGGLTLRQLPAGARVGTDSRRRSVQVLAVRPDLRLESIRGNVDTRVRKAESGEYDAVVLAAAGLERLGLLERAAEVFEVDIVLPAVGQAVLAVECRAADAGTIALLQRIEHAPTRMAITAERAYLRALGAGCRLPVGALGEARGGVLRLQGVLGTEDGRLLRAEVTGPEAEAEALGAGLAARLMAEAGVSAAR
- the cobA gene encoding uroporphyrinogen-III C-methyltransferase — encoded protein: MSRGFVSLVGAGPGDPGLLTLAGRDRLANADVVIYDRLVNPEILEHVRQGAELVFAGKSPAGHTLTQEQINDLLVQKAREGKRVVRLKGGDPFVFGRGGEEGLALAAAGVAFEVVPGVTSAVAVPAYAGVPVTHRGLASSFAVVTGHEDDSKQEESVDWERLATAVDTLVVLMGGSALASTASRLIAAGRDPETPAISVQWGTTADQRSVAAPLREIASRVRAAGLGTPLLTVIGEVGRLRESLSWFESLPLFGKTVLVTRTREQSSALSRLLRAQGARAVELPTIELVPLDDNEAWAAARALGLGDYTWCLFTSANGVEQFWRAVVGVGWDARVFKCLVAAIGRATAEALRSHSIVPDLVATESTSEGLLEALVEWAKRSGVPAMQSLQGARFLYPRAADARDVLAEGLRAQGATVDEVLLYEARVPGVPHRAALDIIRSGRVDAVTFASSSSVRNLAAMLGPDLQQLRTATVACIGPVTAATARELGFEVSVEPAEQSIAALVEALCEHYRRAGP
- a CDS encoding NUDIX domain-containing protein, which codes for MAAGEEAFPPPRIRPIAIVVFRRPDGRILVAPGYDHVKGQRFYRPLGGEIDFGERAEDAARREIREEIGAEVADLRLLATFENIFVYRGHPGHELVWCFEGTLPDSRHYGQDEIMAQEGKAAFPVRWVALEAFRSGETPLYPDGLLDLLEREWGAL
- the hemB gene encoding porphobilinogen synthase, translating into MTTTTRLSTQFARFRRLRRTEALRSLVAETRPDARDFVYPLFVTHGRGVRDEISAMPEQFQVSPDMLAAEARELRSLGIGAVLLFGLPASKDAAGSEAYARDGIVQEAVRTLKDADPALCVITDVCLCEYTDHGHCGILTPAGEVENDATLELLARTAVSQAEAGADIVAPSDMMDGHTAAIRAALEESGFGGTPIMAYAAKYASSFYGPFRVAADSAPQFGDRRGYQMDPPNAREALREIESEIAEGADIVMVKPALAYLDVLSRARARFDHPLAAYNVSGEYSMLKAAARNGWIDGERAMLEVLTAIKRAGADIIITYHAKEAARLLAR